In Brienomyrus brachyistius isolate T26 unplaced genomic scaffold, BBRACH_0.4 scaffold46, whole genome shotgun sequence, the following are encoded in one genomic region:
- the LOC125723236 gene encoding putative uncharacterized protein DDB_G0290521, with amino-acid sequence MPLPCDELYKGYIRRNLARFVTIVKSTEIMVHLPCLTQSDRDEITAKRESRGNYDAMERLLDCLKRRENWPDDLIEALRSCEQWELASELEKEYESLKVRPTRSGGTPASVPATAPVDASRHTVSNLLEHAATEAVPAVPAPSGTGHSAPLPSPFQAASADKGITPNHTDTLSGPVEPASQVSASPHVTQPRVTEEVKNASIVSASSPQESLTGRPVEDTNPTDARPNPFPKLIQTSNPGNNQVTDNHPHAEPSQAHQAQRTARPTASSADLNQADNPATSISTDDAMSEEMYFSKPGTLRSHSAELHQYFDNQRTAESVEEEPYSGNSDLSEMSETVQHPEPEENSFESLLDIQDVHVIEGHVTEEIPVLNHAGQPTSPAKEKLTTRHDNHPTSGRADMATHDCPHEGGPSFPYNLLENYSIPLFVLAGACILVLLGRLRK; translated from the exons ATGCCTTTACCATGCGATGAATTGTACAAAGGTTACATACGCCGCAACTTGGCAAGGTTTGTGACAATAGTGAAATCAACGGAAATCATGGTTCATCTTCCCTGCCTTACTCAGTCTGATCGG GATGAAATAACGGCTaagagagagagcagaggcaatTACGACGCTATGGAGCGTCTGTTGGACTGTTTGAAGCGGAGAGAGAACTGGCCTGATGATTTAATCGAGGCCCTGAGATCCTGTGAGCAATGGGAACTTGCTTCAGAGCTTGAGAAGGAATATGAATCACTCAAGGTCCGGCCCACTAGGA GTGGTGGCACTCCTGCTTCTGTTCCTGCGACTGCTCCAGTAGATGCCAGCCGTCACACTGTCTCAAACCTTCTGGAACATGCAGCTACTGAAGCTGTCCCAGCTGTTCCAGCTCCATCAGGGACGGGCCACTCAGCTCCACTGCCCAGTCCCTTTCAGGCGGCTTCCGCTGATAAGGGCATTACCCCTAATCACACTGACACTCTTAGTGGTCCAGTTGAGCCCGCCTCACAGGTGTCTGCGTCACCCCATGTCACCCAGCCTCGAGTCACAGAAGAAGTTAAGAATGCCTCCATAGTATCTGCATCTAGTCCTCAGGAGAGCCTAACTGGCAGGCCAGTAGAGGATACCAACCCAACAGATGCCCGTCCAAACCCATTTCCAAAACTAATACAGACCTCCAATCCAGGCAATAATCAG GTAACTGATAATCATCCCCATGCGGAGCCTAGTCAAGCACATCAGGCTCAACGTACTGCCAGGCCAACTGCATCTTCTGCTGATCTTAACCAAGCCGATAATCCTGCAACTTCCATCTCCACCGATGATGCCATGTCTGAAGAAATGTACTTTAGCAAGCCTGGAACGCTTCGTTCCCATTCTGCTGAACTACACCAATATTTTGACAACCAAAGAACTGCTGAGTCAGTGGAAGAGGAGCCATACTCTGGTAATTCTGACCTCTCTGAGATGAGTGAAACTGTGCAACACCCAGAGCCGGAAGAGAACTCTTTTGAGAGCCTGCTCGATATTCAGGATGTGCACGTAATTGAAGGACATGTGACTGAAGAGATCCCTGTACTCAATCATGCAGGTCAACCCACAAGCCCCGCAAAGGAAAAATTGACCACTCGTCATGACAACCACCCCACTTCTGGAAGAGCTGACATGGCAACCCATGATTGTCCACATGAAGGGGGACCCAGCTTCCCCTACAACCTGTTAGAGAACTATTCTATCCCTCTCTTTGTTCTGGCTGGAGCATGCATTCTGGTCTTGCTAGGGAGACTGAGGAAATAG
- the LOC125723238 gene encoding pantothenate kinase 3-like produces the protein MELNGYHSEDEGGTETDDGETRLRTPGKGRAGDPRIGGGTEEAAAFPREQGEPSERRARHTADSPRKSRPPFPWFGMDIGGTLVKLVYFEPKDITAEEEQEEVENLKSIRKYLTSNVAYGSTGIRDVHLELKDLTLCGRTGNLHFIRFPTQDLPAFLQMGRDKHFSSLHTTLCATGGGAYKFEADFRMMADLQLLKLDELDCLIRGVLYIDSVNSSGPSECYYFENPMDPVHCIVKPYKLENPYPLLLVNIGSGVSILAVYSKDNFKRVTGTSLGGGTFLGLCCLLTGCSTFEEALEMASLGESTRVDKLVRDIYGGDYERFGLPGWAVASSFGNMMCKEKRESVSKEDLARATLITITNNIGSITRMCALNENIERVVFVGNFLRVNTLSMKLLAYAMEYWSKGQLKALFLQHEGYFGAVGALLELLNPS, from the exons ATGGAGCTGAACGGCTATCACTCCGAAGATGAAGGAGGCACAGAAACCGACGACGGCGAGACACGGTTGCGGACGCCCGGAAAGGGAAGAGCGGGCGATCCGCGGATTGGGGGCGGCACGGAGGAGGCAGCGGCCTTCCCGAGGGAGCAAGGCGAACCGAGCGAGCGCCGCGCCAGACACACGGCGGATTCGCCGAGAAAGAGCAGGCCGC CATTTCCTTGGTTCGGAATGGACATTGGTGGGACCCTCGTAAAACTTGTCTATTTTGAACCGAAGGACATCACAGCCGAGGAGGAACAGGAGGAAGTGGAGAACCTGAAGAGCATCCGCAAGTATCTGACCTCTAATGTGGCTTATGGCTCCACCGGCATCCGGGATGTGCATCTGGAACTGAAGGATCTGACTCTATGTGGCCGAACGGGCAACCTGCACTTCATTCGCTTCCCCACCCAAGACCTGCCTGCCTTCCTGCAGATGGGCCGCGATAAACACTTCTCTAGCCTCCATACGACACTCTGTGCCACGGGCGGTGGGGCCTACAAGTTTGAGGCTGATTTCCGTATG ATGGCTGATCTGCAGCTCCTGAAGCTGGATGAGTTGGACTGTCTCATCCGTGGGGTCCTGTATATTGACTCGGTCAACTCCAGTGGACCCTCTGAGTGTTACTACTTTGAAAATCCAATGGATCCAGTGCACTGCATAGTCAAGCCTTACAAACTGGAGAACCCCTATCCACTCTTGCTAGTCAACATCGGATCTGGGGTCAGCATTCTTGCAGTTTATTCCAAAGACAATTTTAAACGTGTCACTGGGACAAG CCTCGGTGGAGGGACTTTCCTTGGGCTGTGCTGTCTGCTGACGGGTTGCTCCACTTTTGAAGAAGCACTGGAGATGGCCTCACTTGGGGAGAGCACTCGGGTGGACAAACTGGTTCGGGACATTTATGGGGGCGACTACGAGAGGTTCGGCCTCCCAGGCTGGGCTGTGGCCTCCAG TTTTGGGAACATGATGTGTAAGGAGAAGAGGGAATCTGTCTCCAAAGAAGACCTGGCCCGAGCAACATTAATTACAATCACAAACAACATTGGCTCCATCACCAGGATGTGTGCCCTGAATGAG AACATAGAAAGGGTGGTGTTTGTGGGGAACTTCCTGAGGGTCAATACTCTCTCCATGAAGCTGCTGGCCTACGCTATGGAGTACTGGTCCAAAGGACAACTGAAAGCGCTGTTTCTTCAACATGAG GGTTATTTCGGAGCCGTGGGAGCACTTCTTGAGCTGTTAAATCCCTCCTAA